A single Harpia harpyja isolate bHarHar1 chromosome 6, bHarHar1 primary haplotype, whole genome shotgun sequence DNA region contains:
- the CDKN1B gene encoding cyclin-dependent kinase inhibitor 1B: MSNVRISNGSPTLERMEARQSEYPKPSACRNLFGPVNHEELNRDLKKHRQEMEEACQRKWNFDFQNHKPLEGRYEWQAVEKGSSPDFYFRPPRLLKAVCKTSGRQSLDVNGNCQTVVFVGSQGISEDTHCVDQKTDVSENQTDFAEQCTGQRKRPATDDSSPQNKRANTTEEEVSEDSPSASSVEQTPKKSSPRRHQT, encoded by the exons ATGTCAAACGTCCGTATTTCTAATGGGAGCCCTACCCTGGAGCGCATGGAAGCCAGGCAGTCGGAGTACCCGAAGCCGTCAGCTTGCAGGAACCTCTTCGGGCCGGTGAATCACGAAGAGTTAAACAGGGACTTGAAGAAGCACCGCCAGGAGATGGAGGAGGCATGCCAGAGGAAGTGGAATTTCGATTTCCAGAATCACAAGCCGCTGGAAGGCAGGTACGAGTGGCAAGCCGTGGAGAAGGGGAGCTCGCCCGACTTCTACTTCAGACCCCCCAGGCTACTGAAAGCTGTCTGCAAGACCTCCGGTCGCCAGAGCTTGGATGTAAACGGGAATTGCCAAACCGTGGTTTTTGTCGGTTCTCAGGGAATCTCAGAGGACACTCACTGTGTAGATCAAAAGactgatgtttctgaaaatcagacGGACTTTGCAGAGCAGTGCACTGGGCAGAGGAAAAGACCTGCCACCGACG ATTCCTCTCCTCAAAATAAAAGAGCCAACACAACAGAAGAAGAGGTTTCAGAAGACTCCCCCAGTGCCAGTTCAGTGGAGCAAACACCCAAGAAATCAAGCCCAAGAAGACATCAAACGTAA